In the genome of bacterium SCSIO 12827, the window CGCAGTCGAGCACGACCTTGAGCCCGTCGAGGGTATGTTCCCGTGGGAAGGTGCGCTTTACGTAATCGTTATAGCGTCCGCGCCCACTGTCCAGACGCCAGGTCCGGCCCAGCTTGTCCGATGGCGCCAGGTCCGCCGACTGATCACCGGCCATGCGGGCCTCGATCTCGATCTCGATCTCATCCGACAGCTTGTAGCCGTCCGGCCCGAACAGTTTGATGCCGTTGTCATGGTAGGGATTGTGCGAAGCCGACAGCATAACGCCCAGATCAGCACGCAGCGACTGCGTCAACATGGCGATGGCCGGGGTCGGGATCGGGCCGACGATGATCACGTCCATGCCGACGGAGACAAACCCGGCGACCAGCGCCGGTTCCAGCAGATAGCCCGACAGTCGCGTGTCCTTGCCGATCACCACACGGTGGCGGTGGTCGCCGCGAATGAACTGGGCACCCGCCGCCATACCGACCTTCAACGCCGTTTCGGCATTCATGGGGTCTGAATTAGCGGTGCCGCGGATGCCGTCGGTGCCGAACAGTTTGCGTGTCATGGCTCGATTTGTACCAAAGCGTTGGTTAACAGGCCCCTTATGAACCCTTCCCGCCGGCCTCCGCAATAGCGCCGTAAACGGCCAATGCCTGGCGGTGTTCGGCGACATCATGGACCCGGAAGATACGCACCCCCTGGTCCCAGGCGGCCAACGCCGTGGCGACGGAACCGGCGACCCGGTCGCCGGGCGGCACGTCGCGGTCGATCTTGGCGATGTAGCTTTTACGGGACACGCCGAGCACCACCGGATGCCCGGTCGCGGTCAGGCTGTCCAAATGGGCGAGCAGCGAAAGGTTGTGGGCCACGGTCTTGCCGAAGCCGATACCGGGGTCGAGCGCAATGTTCTGAGCGGCAATTCCCGCCTCCCGGCAGGCCTGGGCGCGGGCCAGAAGCCCGTCCCGGACCTCGGTCACCACATCGCCGTAGCTGGGGTTGTCCTGCATGGTGCCGGGTTCGCCCTGCATGTGCATGAGGATCACCGGCACGCCCAGGTCCGCTGCGGCGTCCAGGGTGCCCTCCCCGGTAAGCGCCGACACGTCATTGATGATGCGGGCCCCCGCTTTTACGGCGGCACGCATGACATCGGCGCGGCGGCTGTCGATGGAAATCAGCGCCCCCTCGGCCGCCAGGGCCTCGATCACGGGCACGACGCGGCGGATTTCCTCAGCCACCGGCACCGGCTCGGCCCCGGGGCGGGTCGACTCCCCGCCGATGTCCAGGATATCGGCACCTTCGGCCAGAAAGGCACGGCCGCGGCGCACCGCGTCCTCAACGGCGAAGGCTTCGCCACCATCGGAAAAGCTGTCGGGCGTGGCGTTGATGACCGCCATCAGGCGCGGTCGGTCGAGGGTCAGCCCCGCGAACGATGACGCCAATACGGGCGCGGTCACGATTCCGGTTGCGGTTCCGGTCCGAACCCGCCCGGGCTTCCCTTGGGCTTGCGACCCTTGCCGGCATCGGGCACCGAAGCCTTGCGGCCGGACCCTTCCGTCGGCGTCGATCCGCCGTCATCCTCGCGGGTGATGGCTTCGCCGCGCATGGCCTTTTTGACTTCGTCGCCGGTCAGGGTTTCATATTCCAACAAGGCCTCGGCCAAGCGGTGAAGCTCGTCCAAATGCTCAGTCAAGATGTCATGGGCGCGGTGTTCGGCCTCGTCGATCAGCCGGCGCACTTCCTCGTCGATCAGCGCCGCCGTGGCGTCGGACACGTTCTTCTGGCGCGCCACGGAATGGCCGAGGAAGACTTCTTCCTCGTTATCCGCATAGCGCAGTCGGCCCAGCTTGTCGGAGAACCCGAACTCGGTGACCATACGCCGCGCCATATAGGTCGCCTGCTGGATGTCGCCGCCGGCCCCGGTGGTGATGTTTTCCTTGCCGAAGATCAACTCTTCCGCCGTACGACCGCCGAAGGCCATGGCCAGCTTGGATTCAAGCTGCACCTGGGACTGGCTCAACTGGTCCCGTTCCGGCAGGGACATGGTCAGACCGAGGGCACGGCCGCGCGGGATGATCGTCACCTTGTGGATCGGATCGTGCTTCGGCACGTAGATACCGACAATGGCGTGCCCGGCCTCATGATAGGCGGTCAGCCGTTTTTCTTCTTCGGTCATGACCATGGAACGGCGCTCCGCCCCCATCAGGACCTTGTCCTTGGCGTTTTCGAAGTCGCTCATGGTGACCACGCGATGTCCGGCACGGGCGGCCAGCAGCGCCGCCTCGTTCACCAGATTGGCGAGGTCCGCACCGGAAAACCCGGGGGACCCACGGGCGATGATCTTGGCGTCGACGTCGGGCGCCAACGGCACCTTTTTCATGTGAACCTTGAGGATTTTCTCACGGCCCAGGATGTCCGGGTTGGGCACCACGACCTGACGGTCGAAGCGGCCGGGGCGCAGCAGCGCCGGGTCGAGCACGTCGGGCCGGTTGGTCGCGGCGACCAGAATGACGCCTTCGTTGGCCTCGAACCCGTCCATTTCGACCAGCAACTGGTTGAGGGTCTGCTCACGCTCGTCGTTGCCGCCGCCGAGACCGGCGCCGCGATGACGTCCGACGGCGTCAATTTCGTCGATGAAGATGATGCAGGGCGCGTTCTTCTTGCCCTGTTCGAACATATCGCGCACACGGGATGCGCCCACACCGACGAACATTTCCACGAAGTCGGAGCCGGAAATGGTGAAGAACGGCACATTGGCCTCGCCGGCGATGGCGCGGGCCAGCAGCGTCTTACCGGTACCCGGAGGGCCGACGAGCAGGCAGCCCTTGGGAATCTTGCCGCCCAGGCGCTGGAACTTCTGCGGGTCCTTCAGGAACTCGACGATTTCCTCAAGCTCCTGCTTGGCTTCGTCGATGCCGGCGACATCTTCAAACGTCACGCGACCCGCCTTTTCGGTCAGCAGCTTGGCCTTCGACTTGCCGAAGCCCATGGCCTTGCCGCCGCCCGACTGCATCTGGCGCATGAAGAAAATCCACACCCCGATCAGCAGCAGCATGGGGAACCAGGAAATCAGAATGCCCCACAGCGTCGGCGAATTTTCATCCGACGGCTTCGCCTTGATGCTCACGCCCTGTTCGCGCAGACGGCTCACCAGCGTGGGATCGTCGGGCGCATAGGTCGTGAAATGGCGGCCGTCGCGCAGGTTGCCGGAAATCGACTGCCCCTGGATGACGACATTACGAACTTCACCGCTTTCCACGTTGTTGAGGAAGTCGGTGAAGGCCAATTCGTTCTGCACGGCCCGCTGAGGCGTACCCTGGAACAGATTGAACAGGGCAAAAACCAGCAAGGCGATGATGACCCAGAGGGCGAAATTCCGGCTGAAATTCAACGATTAAGTCCTTTTAAGAGGTTGGACGAAGGCCGCAGGGACGACGTATCGACGCCGCATGCAGCGCCCACAGGGCCCTTCTTTCAGAGATAGTACTCCGAAACCCTCACGCAATACAAAACCCGTTAAAGCCCAAGGTATTTTTTGTCCGGAAGCGGATGGAGAGTTCCTCCGCACCACCGCCGGGAACCGCATGGACCAGGAGAATACCGTTTTCGAACAGGGCCGGCAACGTGCGCGCGGCGGCGGCAGGAACCCCGGATACCCGGCGCATACCCTTTGGAATTTGCCGCCAGCCCTCTGCCCCCAGGGGGGCGACAACCGCCCCCGGTGGGATACCCACCGGCAGGTCGATGACGAAGCGGCCGTCCCAACCGGCCACGCACCCCGCGTCGGCCACCACGGGCTCAGGCAACCCGCGCCCATCACGGCAAACAAGGATGCGCCCGGCCTGTTCCGCCAGGAACCGGCAGCGGCCCAGGCTGGCGCCGGGAAAGGCCCCGTCCTTCGCGATGCGGCGGGCCAGGCGGTCCGCCCGCGCCACCGGGGGGGCATGATCGACACCGCCCAAAACCTGCGCCAGACGGGCGGCCAGACGCGCCGCCACATCGGGGGCCAGGCCAAAGAACGTCCGGCGGTCGAGATACGCAAAGCCGAGGGAATACAGGGAAACGGTTTCCGCCAACGCCCGGTTGACCGCACCCTCAAGCACCTTACGCGCCGTCCCCGCCGCATGCGTGTCCGCAAGGGCGCGGTCTGCCAATCCCGCATCACCTGCAAGGCGCTGCCGCGTGCGCACCCGTTCGAAATCAGTATTGGCATTGGAGGGGTCTTCGATCCAGGAGACGCCCCTCGCCGCGAGATAAGTCGTCAATTCACCATGGTGGATCCCGAGAAGCGGGCGCAGCAGGCGCACTTCGGGAAAGGTCACCAGGGCGCTCATCCCCGCGGCGCCGAAGCCGCCGCCCCGGCTTTGCCGCATCAGATGGGTTTCCGCCTGATCATCGCCATGATGCCCGACCAGAAGATGCAGCACCCCGGCGGTCTGGCACCAATTTCGCAACAGCCCGTAGCGCGCCGCCCGCGCCACCGCCTGCACCGCCGCTGCCGGCTTGGCCCCATCCCAGGTCAGGATATGCGCCGCGATGTCGTGGGCTTTGAGACGCGCCGCCGTCCCCGCCGCTTCCGCCGCCGAGCCGTCCCGCAGTCCATGATCGACGATCAGCGCCGTCACCCGCCCGCCCCGGTCCGCCACCCATGCGCGGGCCAGCAGGGCCAGGGCCGTGCTGTCCGCCCCCCCGGAAACGGCAATGGCCAGATGCGGGCCGGCCTCGAACGGGCCGAAATGGTCCATCACCCGGGCAAACCGGCGGCCAAGGCCGTCGGAGGTATCGCTTGATAAAGGATGGGCGGTCGCCGTCATCATCTGCCGTCCGGGCGGTCTCCAGAGGGCGCAGGCCCGTGAACCCTGGCGCGGCGTCAGGCCGGGCCGATCACTGCTTGCAGTTCATCTGCCGCTGTTGGCGGGTGGCCGTGCGCTTGAGGGAGCTATTGGCATTGGGGAAATCGGCGAACAGCTTGTCGATGGCCGCACAGCCTTCATTGTTCTGGCCCAATTGGCCCAGCGACATGGCCAGCTTCAGCAGGCTGTCCGGCGCCTTGCCGCCTTTGGGGTCCTTTTCGAACCCCTGAAGGAAGACCTCGGCCGCCTTCACGTATTCGGCCCGCGCGTAATGGGTTTCACCCAGCCAATAGCGCGCGTTGCTCGAAAGACCGCTGCCGTCGTGCTTGCCCAGGAATTCCTTGAAGGCCGCTTCCGCCTGATCGAACTGATGCTTGCGCAACAAGTCGAAGGCGAATTTGTACTGTTCCTCGGCGGTGCCGTCCGGCAGCACCGGGCCCTGTGCCGCGCTGGACTGGGGCACGGACGCAGTCTGTTGCGGAGCCTGAACACGGGTGACGGCGGCCGGGTTGGGGGCTCCGGCAGGTGCCGGCATGGGGGCGGCCTGAACCGGTCCGCCAACGCCCGACGGGGCGGCCTTGGCGGCCCCCGGCTCGGCCGGCGAAGCATCGGATTTGACGAGATTGGGATCGATCTGACCCAGGGTGCCCGCAGGACGGCCGATGATGCGGACCTCGCCCGGCGTCGGCGCCGCATTGGCCTGGGGCCCGGCCACACCCGGCTGCATGGCCGAGGAAGCCCCCGGCACCCGGCCCTGCTGTTCCAGCCCGGACAGGCGGAAATCCACATCGGTGACCAAGCGATCGACCCGCGCCGTCAGTTGATCCACGTTGTAGGTCATTTCCTCGATCCGCCCGGTCACGTCACGTAGTTCGGTTTCCAGCGTATCAAGCCGCACGCCAATGCGCGCCACGGCGTTTTGCGGCAGGTTGGGCATCGGCTCAACCGGTTTGGCGGCGGCCGGGAGCTCGGCGGCGGGCACGGCACCCGGGCCGCGAACGACCATTTTCGACAAGGTCTGGATATCCCGTTCCAGCCGTTCGAGGCGCTGAGACAGGGCTTGCGCGTCCTGGGCCCGGGCCGGAACGGCGGCGGTCAGAACGGCGGCAAGGCAGAGCGAGGTCAGCGCGGTCGGGAATGTCATCAGACGCATGGGAATTCGAGTGTCCCTGTTGTCGCGGTTGAAACGGGCGCGGCAATCCGAAACATCGGTTTCGCGTCCGCAGGCTGAATGCCCGTAATCCCAGGAATTTTAGGCAAAACTAAGGCGCTTGCCCATACCGCAATCCGCGGCCGGACAAGCGCCCTAGAAACGCTAGACGGTCAACCCGAAGATCAGGAGCCGGGGCCCGTCACGACGGTCACGCCACGGCGGTTCTGCGACCAGGCGGTTTCGTCGGAGCCGAGCGCCACGGGGCGTTCCTCACCGTAGGAGACAGTCTTGATCCGCTTGGCGTCGATGCCGAGATAGATCAGATATTCTTTCACCGCATTGGCGCGACGTTCGCCGAGCGCCAAGTTGTATTCCCGCGTGCCGCGTTCGTCGGCATGGCCTTCGATCGTAACCGTCACGGAGCTGTATTTCTTGAGCCAGGCGGCCTGGACGTCCAGGACCTTCTTCTGGTCCTGCTCGACATCGAAGCGGTCGAACGAGAAGAACACCCGATCACCGACGTCAACGACGAACTGATCCTTCAGAGCCAGCGGCGCGGCGGCCGGCAGCGGTGTGATCGACTGGCCAGAACCGGAGGCGCCGGCGCCCGATCCTGACGTGGATTCGCAGGCCGAAACTGCCAAGGCAAGAGCGGCGACCATTCCGAGAACTTTAAAGCGCATGTAATCCCCCATTTGTCGGGTTTTAGTGCATTGCAAATCCGCCGGGGCTGCCGACGGTGAATTCTGCTTGGCCTTATAAAAAAAGGCCGTTCGTGTGATGTATTAACGGTTAAGCGTTCTGATTCCAAGTACTTTTTAAGTTCAAAGGTGTTCCGAGACCCTGCATTTTTGCATGCTCGAAATGTCTTTTTGTATGATCACTGTCACAACATTTCCCCTTGTCAGGGAATAAGTGGCGACCACGCTGGATCGGACGCATCCATGGGGGTTGGAATCTCGCGTTCGTTATGCCCGGTCAAGTCAATGGACCACAGCTTCGACTGCCCGCCGCTGCCATCCTTTTCCGACTTGCCCTTGCGATAGAAGATCAACACACGCCCGTTCGGCGACCAGGTCGGTCCCTCGATCTTGAAGTCTTCGGCCAAAAGCCGTTCACCCGACCCGTCCGGCTTCATGACGCCGATGAAGAACCGCCCGCCCGACAACTTGGTAAAGGCGATCAGGTCGCCGCGCGGCGACCATACGGGCGTGGCGTAACGTCCGTTGCCGAAGCTGATGCGGCGCACGTTCTTGCCGCGGTCGTCCATCACGTAAAGCTGCTGGCTGCCGCCACGGTCGGAATTGAACACGACCTGATTGGCATCGGGCGAAAAGCTGGGCGAGGTATCGATGGCGGAATGGAACGTCAGCTGCCGCACCACGCGGGTGCGCAGATCCATGACATAGATTTCCGAGTTCCCGTCCTTGGCCATGGACATGATGATCTTCTTGCCGTCCGGCGAGAACCGGGGCGCGAAGGTCATGCCGGGAAAGTCGCCCAGGACTTCCTGACGGCCCGTATCGATATTGAAGATATAGACGCGCGGATTGTTGCGGAAATAGGACATGTAGGTGATTTCCTGCAACGTCGGCGAGAACCTGGGCGTCAGCACCAGGGTCGTGCCGTCGGTCAGAAAGCGGTGGTTCTCACCATCCTGATCCATGATCGCCAGCCGCTTGCCGAACGGGTTCAGGCGGTTGCGCCCGACCCCCTTGGCGTCCTTGGGCTGTTCCGCGACATAGACGATGCGCGTGTCGAAATAACCGTCCTCGCCGGTGATACGCTTGTAGATCGAATCAGAAATGATATGCGCCACACGCCGCCAGTTGTCCGGCACGGTGAAATAGGCAAGGCCGATCATCTGCTGTTCGGAAAACACATCCCACAGGCGGAATTCGACGCGCAGCCGTCCGTCTGACACGACCTCGGTCCGCCCCTGGACCAGGGCCTGGGCGTTGATGACACGCCAATCGCCGAACCGGGGCAGCGCGTTGAGCGCCCCCGCCGACTGGATGAAAGCCTTGGGGTCGATCGGCTTGAACAAACCGGAGCGTTCAAGGTTGGCGGCGATCACGCCGGCAATCTCGCGCCCGGCCCGGGCCGCGGCGCCGGATTTACCGACAAAGTCGGTGACCGCGATGGGCAGCGGTTCAACGTTGCCCCGGGTGATGTCGATGGTGATCTCGGCGCGCGCCGGGCGGGCGTCGCTCAACGCCGCGGCGAAAGCCAACAGCGCGATCAGCGGAGCAAAGGTCTTCAGTGCGAATTTAGCGGGCATAATCATCGGCCTAATGGTCATCACAGCATTCCGCTCGGGTCAAATATGAACTTCAGATCGCGCCAGACATGATACTTGTCCGGCGGCAGGTTGAACTTGTTGCAGCGCGGGTCCAGAACCGCGCGGCGGGCCGCCTCGACGGCGACCTGGAAATAGCGGTCGGTAAACATGCGACCCGTGTCTTCGACCTCGACCGACTGCACGGAACCGTCGGGGTTCATGGTCAGTCTCAGTTCCGGCCTCAGCTTTTCCGCCCCCGGCGCACCATAGGGCGGGGACCAGCACTTGGACACCTGGTTGCGGATCATCGTGCGCCACTGGTCGATCTCAAGCTGCGACACCTTCTTGTCCGGGTCGTACTTGATCGACTTGGAATTGTTCTGCAACGCTGCCCGGATGCGCGCCATGGTGTCGTCCTTGGGCGTTTCCGACACTTTCTTCTCCGGCTTTTCCTCGGTCTTCGGCGTCGGCTGCTGCTTGATCTTCTCAAGCGTCTTCAGCACGGACGCCGTATCGAAGGTCGGCTTTTGCGGCTTCTTGGGCTTCTTCGGGACCTCGACTTGGGCCAGTTTCGGTTTGGGCGGCTCCGGCTTTTTCTCGGGCTTGGGTTCCGCTTCCTTTTTGGGCTCCGGTTCGGGCTTGGGTTCCGGCTTCGCCTTGGGCAGGGGTTCGGGCTCCGCCTCTGGCTTGGGCGGCAGGGCCGCGATCTCGGGCTGCTTGGGCGTTGGCGGCGCCGGTTTCGGCTTCGGCGGCGTCGGCGGCTTGGGCGGTTCGGCCTTGGCCTCTTTCTTCGGAGTTTCCTGTACCGGGATCGGCGGCGCGTTGCGCATCTCATCGACGTCGACGATCTCGACGAAGATCGGCTGCTCTTCATGCAACGGCGTGATCTTGTTGAACGGCAGGCCAAGCCAAGCGGCCAGCACCAAACCCACGTGCAGGGAGACGGATGTGATCAGTGCGGTCCGCAAGGGGCCCCGACTTACTTCTTGGCAGGCGGGCGTTTCGCCGCCTTGCCCGGTTCCTGCGCGATCAACGCCACGCGCCGGTAGCCGGCTGCATTGATCTGTCCCATCACCGCCATGACACGTCCGTAATTGATGGCCCTATCCCCTCTGACGAAAATCCGAATGTCCGGATTATTGCCGGTGATAGCGTGCAATCTTGGCACCAATGTGTCCAAGTCAACGGCCGTGTCCTGAATATAAATCTGCCCGCCGGCGTCGACGCTGACAGCCAACGGCTCATCCTGGCCGCTGACGGCGCCCGCCTTGGTGTCCGGCAGGTCGACCTGAACCCCCACGGTCAGCAGCGGCGCCGTGACCATGAAGATGATGAGCAGGACCAGCATCACGTCGACGAACGGCGTAACGTTGATGTCGCTCATCAGCGCCCGGTTCTTGCGCCGTCGGCGCGAGGTCCGCTGTATGGTGACGGCCACGTTCCCGCTCCCCGCCCTAAGTGTCCAGCTCGCGCGACAGGATCGCTGAGAATTCGCCCGAGAAGTTTTCGAGCCGCCCGGCATACCGGTCCAGATCGCGGGAGAATTTGTTGTAGGCGATGACCGCCGGGATCGCAGCAAGAAGACCCAGCGCCGTGGCGAATAGGGCCTCGGCAATGCCGGGTGCGACCACCGCAAGCGACGTATTCTTTGAAATAGCGATCGACTGGAACGAATTCATGATGCCCCAGACCGTGCCGAACAGGCCGATGAAGGGGGCCGTGTTGCCCGTGGTCGCCAGGAACGTGAGATAACGTTCGGCGCGGTCCATTTCCCGGTCGGCGGTGATCTGCATGACCCGCTCGATGCGCTGGGCCAGAGTCGTCGACCCTCCACCGCCGTTCGACGAGGCGCGCCGCCATTCCCGCATGGCGGCGGCGAACACGGCGGACATGGGATCCATGGGCCGGCTGCCGATCTTGTCATACAGGCTGTCGAGGCTGTCGCCGGACCAGAAGCGATCCTCGAACTTGTCGGTTCGTTTGTTCAGGCGGCGCACGGACAACATTTTTTCAAAGATGATCGCCCAGCACCAAATCGATGCCGACACCAGCATGATGATCACCGCCTTGACCACCAGGTCGGCCTTCATGAACAGCGCCACGACCGAGAAATCCAGGTTCGTCGACCCCGCCAGGGCCATGGCTTCGACCGCTTGATTTTCCATCTTTGTCCGTCTCGTTCCGTTTTTCTTAAGCCTCGCCGCCGACGTCGGCGATCCGGGCCATTTCAATTCGCACTTCGGCCGGCAGGCGCACGGGCCGTCCGGCCGTGTTCATACAGGCGAGGGTCAGGCTCATCTGCACCAGGTCGTCATCGCCCCGGCGCACCACTTGGGCCATCTCCACGGTCGCCCCCCGCACCGCCAGCACCCGCGTTTCGACGCTAAGGGCATCGTCCAGCCGCGCCGGCTTCAGGTATTCGGCACTGACCCGGCGCACGGCAAGCGCGACGCCCTTCTGCGCCAAAATCGCGGAATTTTCAAATCCCAGTTCACGCAACAGCTCCGTCCGCGCGCGTTCCGCATAGCGCAAGTAGTTGGCGTAATAGACGATGCCGCCGGCGTCCGTATCCTCGTAATAAACACGCACGGGCATGCGGTGGCAGGGCGTTTCTCCTGTTCCGATCACCCGTCATCCTCCGTCCCACTTGTGGCGGAAAGAAGGTCAAGTTGCGGCGCACCCGGCGGCAGGTCGAGGCCCAGATGCCGGAACGTCTCCGGCGTCACGGCACGGCCGCGCGGCGTACGCATCAATAACCCCTGCTGGATCAGGAAGGGCTCGATCACTTCCTCGATGGTGTCTCGCTGTTCCGACAGGGCGGCGGCCAAGGTTTCGACGCCGACCGGCCCACCGCCGTAATTGCCGCAAATACAGGTCAGATAGCGGCGGTCCATGGCGTCGAGCCCGCGCTGATCGACCTCAAGCCGCGTCAGGGCCGCATCGGCGATCCGAGCATCCACGGATCCGGCCCCGTCGACGGCGGCAAAATCGCGGACCCGGCGCAGCAATCTGCCCGCGACCCGCGGCGTTCCGCGGGACCGGCGGGCGATTTCCAGCGCCCCCTCGGACGTCAAGTCCAGGCCCAGCAATGCCGCCCCCCGGCGTACGATACCCTCGAGTGCTTCCGGGCTATAAAAATTGAGCCGCACGGGAATACCGAAACGGTCGCGCAGCGGTGTCGTGATCAGGCCCGAACGGGTCGTCGCCCCGACCAGGGTGAAGGGCGGCAGATCAATGCGCACGGAGCGCGCCGCCGGCCCCTCGCCGATAATGAGGTCGAGCTGATAATCCTCCATCGCCGGATAGAGGATTTCCTCGACAATCGGGCTGAGGCGGTGGATTTCGTCGATGAACAGAACATCGCGCGGCTGCAGATTGGTGAGGATCGCTGCAAGGTCGCCCGCCTTGGCGACCACGGGGCCCGAGGTGGCGCGGAAGCCCACACCCAGTTCGCGGGCGACGATCTGCGCCAGGGTCGTCTTGCCCAGCCCCGGGGGGCCGAAGAACAGGACATGGTCCATGGCTTCGCCGCGCGACCGCGCGGCCTCGATGAACACCTTCAGGTTTTCGCGCGCCTGGTCCTGGCCGACGAAATCGTCAAGCGCCTGGGGCCGCAGGCCGGGATCAGCGGCAAAGTCGTCTTCCACGACTTCCGGCTGGATCATGCGTTCCTCGGCCATTGTCGCTTACGCCCCCCGCCGCTGGTCGCTCGGGGCAAGCTCGGCCAGCCCGGCACGGATCAGGGCCTCCAGGGTCAAGGCGGCCTCCGACGCCTGGGCGGCGCGGGACACCGCCCCCAAGGCTTCCGACGGCGTATAGCCGAGGTTGACCAAGGCCGACGCCGCATCGCGCAGCAGATCCTGCGCCGCATCACCGGCGGAAACCGGCTTGGCCGCACCCGGGGCTGGTGCCGCACCGCCCTTG includes:
- the ruvB gene encoding Holliday junction branch migration DNA helicase RuvB; its protein translation is MAEERMIQPEVVEDDFAADPGLRPQALDDFVGQDQARENLKVFIEAARSRGEAMDHVLFFGPPGLGKTTLAQIVARELGVGFRATSGPVVAKAGDLAAILTNLQPRDVLFIDEIHRLSPIVEEILYPAMEDYQLDLIIGEGPAARSVRIDLPPFTLVGATTRSGLITTPLRDRFGIPVRLNFYSPEALEGIVRRGAALLGLDLTSEGALEIARRSRGTPRVAGRLLRRVRDFAAVDGAGSVDARIADAALTRLEVDQRGLDAMDRRYLTCICGNYGGGPVGVETLAAALSEQRDTIEEVIEPFLIQQGLLMRTPRGRAVTPETFRHLGLDLPPGAPQLDLLSATSGTEDDG